TGCCGGTCGCGCCGTGGATCTGGATCGCCTGATCGATGATCTGGCAGGCCTTCTCCGGCACCATGGCCTTCACCATCGACACCCACACGCGTGCTTCCTTGTTACCAAGCACGTCCATCGCCTTCGCCGC
The sequence above is drawn from the Antricoccus suffuscus genome and encodes:
- a CDS encoding acyl-CoA dehydrogenase family protein: AAKAMDVLGNKEARVWVSMVKAMVPEKACQIIDQAIQIHGATGISQWSPLSGLYTDVRHLRFADGPDEVHHMVVGRHELAQH